In Drechmeria coniospora strain ARSEF 6962 chromosome 03, whole genome shotgun sequence, the DNA window CTCGGTCCCGGCCACGGCGGTGTCCAGGTTGATGTACGCGTACGCACTCTCTCGTAACCTTTCAAGGTTGTTTTCGACAAACTCGGTCGAACCGATGAGGTTGTACTCCTCGGCGTCCCAGGACATGAACTCGATGGTGCGGAGAGGTCTCCAGCCTCGAGAGAGAAGGTCGCCAAAGATGCGGGCCAGCTCGATCATGATCGCCGTCCCAGAGTGGGGATCGGTGGCGCCAAAGGCCCAAGCATCTCGGTGATTCCCCACTATGATGGACTTTGCCGTCTGCTCCATCCCGATGATCTTGCCGTAGACGTTCCAGATGGGCTGCTGTTCGATCTCGACCTGCTCGTTCTTCAGCCTCACCATGCGTGTTGAGCCATCACCCGTCCACCACTCGCCAACATCGGGAACGCCGCCCTGCCATGCCTTGGGTGCCCTTTCGCCGTGGCCTTTGATATGTCGCAGCAGCATCTGGGCGTCCCTCCACGCCAACGGAAGGCTCGGGATTTTGACCAGGCCAGCTGTCTCGTTGACTTTCATCCGCGGCATGTCCTTCTTGCTCTCCCACCCTGGCGTCAGGACATCGCCAACCACCCAGTTCACCAAGCTGACTGCGCCGAGCTGAACACCGTCCGAGGGCATGAAGCGCCCGTGAGGTGCCACCTCGCCCTTgaggaagccgtcgtcggccgggtCACTGTATGTGATGCAGCCCGCGAACCCGGCAAGCTCCGCTGCCTTGACCTTGAGTGCACGGTTGGACTCGGTGCCGTAGTATCGCACCAAGGCAACGGCGCCCTTGGTGTTGACACCCCGGTCCCGAAGCCACTTGAAATCATCGCGCGAGCCATAGTTGGCGTAAATGAGCGGCCCTTTGACATCGCCCGACTTGGAGTGGCCGTGAAAGGCATACGTCTGCCGCCCGGCTGTTTCCTTCCCGCCTTCCTTTTCCTCTAGCCTGGCGGTCCAAATCGGCTTGTCGCCCTTCTCGTCCAATATTTGAACGGTCCGGCCGTCCTTCGTCGGATAGTTGACGTAGACGTAGtactcgtccatgtcgaccTTGTCAAGTCCAGCCCTGTTGAACATGCTCTGTACGTCCAGCGCCGTCGCGTAGTCGCCTTCGGTGCCGGCCATATGTGCGTAGTTGGAAAAGTGCTGAACCGATGCCCGTAATCGCATGGGCTCGACGCTTCGCTGGATGTGCAAACGGAGGTCCTCGGGATCGAAGCGCATGCCTGCATTGAGGCGCGAGGACAGACCGCCGAAAATGCCACTGGCGAAGAGGAAGTAGACGActccgacgatgatgatgagggCAATGATGCGGGCAAATACCAGGATCATCGTCAGATTGTCAATCGCGGGCCACCCCCACCTCCTCGGTTCGGTGCGCGTCACATTGTTGTCGCCATCTTCGGCGTCGGATGCCGGGGTCCGCGACGGAAGACGGATCCGCAGCCGAGGTAGCCTTGGCCTCCAGGACCACTTCCATCGGGGTAGGGAGAGCCGGAGAGATATCCTCTTCCTCCAAATCGATCTCCGCAGCCGCGGTGGTTCCTCAATCTCCATTTCTTGCATCTCTCGCCGCACATGGgcggcctcttcgtcgtcgtcgccatcgctgACACTGCCAAAGAGACTATCCTCGTCATCCGTTTCGACGGTCGGAGGCCGATACCCATTTGGCCGCTGCGAGGAGCTGGCTGAAGATTCAGCGTGCGGAAGAAGTgattcggcctcggcttcatCGATTTCGCGCTCGTCGGTGGAGGATACGGGAAACTCCCAGCCTCGACTACTGGAGGCCAACGCTTCATCGTACGTTGGCGGCACTGGATCGTAGAATGGCTGTTTCTCCGAGGGCATGATGGGCTAGGCGTAGCGACTACACAGCCGCAACGTATGTCCGGACCGGACGACGGTGGCCATGCAGGTCAGAGGAGAGTGAGGTGATGTAGTTCCAATCGAGGGTGGCAGTGTCGTTGGTCAGGAGATCAGGGTCGGATCAGCGAAAATGAGCGTCAAAGGGAAACGAGTGAGCCAACGAAGCCAACAGCATACGTCGCATGGTACCGGGAAGCGCCCGTGTCCGATGGATAGGAACTAGATGGCTCGCCGGTCATGGGTCAGCCTTTCGATGCCAGACGGAGAAGCAgaatcgtcgtcgatgtGACTTGGGAGGTGGGCGAATGGATGCTCTGCCACGTAATAAAGACGCCGCAGAACCCCTCGGGTACCTACACTGAAGTATGGGTACTTGGATAGTACATAAATGTAGCGCCTTGACTCTCTatgcttgcttgccttgGCGCGAATGATCGGTACACCCAGGTACTGGGGAAGGTCGGAGGGGCTTGTCGCACCACAAGgcgtagttgtaagtactcagtactctgtactagatacggagtactgttcTAACATTATAATTACCGTTAGTACTCATAGGGGTACTGtcactccgtactatgcATCAGGACCCACTGGCAAGGAGGCCctagagtactccgtattgtaagtacggacgtactccgtacttggtaggtTAATTATATTACTCtgtccgtacaagtacgtactgtaattacaagcTGTTGATGTTGGgaacgagtactccgtaccgagtgcgGGTTCTAAGTGCGCCGAGTATTACTACTTAGattgctgtaagtactaggtacctagtatgttgtaagtacatgatgTATGGAGTAGCAGCTGCGCTCCCAGCAAGTCGACgtccagtacggagtgtatTAGTACTACAGTGTCTAATTTTTCGGGATTGACCTGCAGTGAGAAGCCTGCACCTTCATTACACACCATCACGTATCTTAGTACCTACCAGTACGAGTAAGCGTACGGTGGAAAGGGGTGTGCACGTACTTTGGCTGTACGCGTGGCTGTGGTTGGATTTCACTCTCCCTCTGGCGGAGCAgggcatgccgccgcctctcTTAGATCGTCGGAATTTCCCCTGAACTGGTGGTTTCCGAGCCCGGTAAAGATCACTTCCTTGTACTATACTCGACCATAGGCTTATCAGTGGGAAATGTGCCGGGTCCAGGTTTGAAGCAAGGTCCATGAAGAATTGACCACGGGAAAAGCGCAAGCAGCACTCCTCCCACACACGCAGCGCCTGTTCCCCATGCTGTTGTGCGATGGGAGTCATCTACTAGTACTCGTACACGCACGCACCCCTGCAACCCTCCAAAAGCTTCAACAATCGTACCAACCGCGTCCGAGCATACTCGGCTAGCTGGGGTATAGCACCACGCCTTCATACTGTCTACTCTTGATGTTCTCCAGCGTCTGGTGGAAGTGCTTCTTGCTTGTTTCGACGGACACTGAGTCCTGCTGGTTCCCGGCCAGGTTCGAATGTATCAGCTCAATCAAACCGTTGAGATATTTGGTAGTGACCTGTTTGTGGCTTTCAGTAAGCGAGGACTTTTTGTTCGCGAATGAGCTTATATACCGATTCATTCTGCTGGTCAAAGTAATAGACATATCGGTCTAGTATCTCCACGAAGAGCTCGATGGACGTGGCAGTCTCCATGCAAGAGTCCGCAACTCGAAGTGCCCGCTGCAAGCATTCAAGCACCCGCTTGCCATCGCGGTAGAGCTGTCGGTTGCCATTAGCACGGCCGCATTCCAACTTCCCACACGTCTCTCTCTCGGAGGATTCAAACTCACCTCGGTCTCTTCGGTCTCTCCGTTGGACGCCACTGGGGTAGCCCACCACAAGTGGCTGGCCAAATACACCGCGCGACACTGATCGGGCTTCCGCAGAAGTTTGCTACCATGCTGCGCACACTTCGTAATAAGCGTGTCATAGTTTTCCTTGCCAAAGTGACGGGTCTGATGGAGAGAGGCGGCGATAATACAGACTGCCTGAAACTGCGCTTTGGAATCCGACACGGCTTCTTCGTACACAGTGAACGCCTGGGCGTAGAACTCGTAGGCAACCTCCTCAAAGCCAGTCGAGTCGGCGACTTGCCCGGCGCTGCAAAACAGGCGCAGCACCAACTCAGAGGCGCCGGTACCGTTGACGCGGGTGTAGAGTGTGCTCAGGATCGAGTGGACGAACTTGAAGAGGGAGTTGCTTTGCGTTTCCCATTTATCGTCGTAGTGCTCCCGAAGCTTGAACCTTCTAGCAAGCTTGAGACATGCAGTGATGAGTGGCGGGCTTGTCGTCCGTATGCGATCATTGCCATCCGCGTACGCTTTCCGGGCCATTTGCAACAGCTTGAACTGTGTGTCGTTGTCCTCGGCCTGCAGTAAGTGCACCATCCTCGCCAGCCAGCTTTGTTCTTCCATggtctcgtccgtctccaCAGCCCGCCTCTGCGAAATACCTGGATACCCTTGGGGAGCTTGTGAGCCCTCCTTGATGAGCACTGACATGACCTCGAGGACGTTCTCGAGCTGAGAAACAGAGGAAATCTTGACATGGTCCTTCAACAGCGCTCGCAGGATACCACCAGCCACGGCACGTCGAGTAGGGTAGGATTGGCATTGGAACAATGGGACATAGGTAGGGAGTGAAAGGGCCGTGAACATGGACGTGTACCGCATCAATGGCGCCTGAAGCAGGGCAAGAAGGCTCTGCTGGGCCGCCGGTGAGTGCATGTCGGCGTTGTTGATGTTCTCTTTGGATTTTATCGTCGCAAAAGCCAGTATCTGGTCGACGTAATCCAAGCGTTCGGGGTAGTTGTTGAGTGCGAGGTTGCACAGGGAAACAAGCAAGGCAATGCTGTCTTGGACGGGAAGATGCTGCGCCTCGACCAGATTCTTGACCTGCGCAAAGAAGATTTCGTAGAGTTGAACGCTTGTGCCATCTGCCTCTTTTCCATT includes these proteins:
- a CDS encoding Transferrin receptor-like, dimerization domain protein, encoding MPSEKQPFYDPVPPTYDEALASSSRGWEFPVSSTDEREIDEAEAESLLPHAESSASSSQRPNGYRPPTVETDDEDSLFGSVSDGDDDEEAAHVRREMQEMEIEEPPRLRRSIWRKRISLRLSLPRWKWSWRPRLPRLRIRLPSRTPASDAEDGDNNVTRTEPRRWGWPAIDNLTMILVFARIIALIIIVGVVYFLFASGIFGGLSSRLNAGMRFDPEDLRLHIQRSVEPMRLRASVQHFSNYAHMAGTEGDYATALDVQSMFNRAGLDKVDMDEYYVYVNYPTKDGRTVQILDEKGDKPIWTARLEEKEGGKETAGRQTYAFHGHSKSGDVKGPLIYANYGSRDDFKWLRDRGVNTKGAVALVRYYGTESNRALKVKAAELAGFAGCITYSDPADDGFLKGEVAPHGRFMPSDGVQLGAVSLVNWVVGDVLTPGWESKKDMPRMKVNETAGLVKIPSLPLAWRDAQMLLRHIKGHGERAPKAWQGGVPDVGEWWTGDGSTRMVRLKNEQVEIEQQPIWNVYGKIIGMEQTAKSIIVGNHRDAWAFGATDPHSGTAIMIELARIFGDLLSRGWRPLRTIEFMSWDAEEYNLIGSTEFVENNLERLRESAYAYINLDTAVAGTEFRATGSPALQKALLRALSRVTDPNTNATLRQAWNPPNGRMGGPGARGDYVAFQDIAGTSSLDLKFTGERFPSHSSYDNFDLVEKVIDPGFVHHTLMGQVVGLIMLDLADRAILPFDLVNYAEALRHWVEELGKWIKSKGGDKDESSKLPLHELEDAVTLVKMNAETFEKWELEWDRQMLQGRRWKADELGASRMVYNDKMAAFETALLDLELGGGVSCRPPTAGEEEAADDDMQIPNRTQFKHVVFGPQLWSGDDEAFFPAIRDPVEAGDWVLARRIIAKTATILRLAATVLQMDK
- a CDS encoding vacuolar sorting protein translates to MATTAQPDDQARLLEDALAAVRQQTSLMRKCLDTPGKLMDALKCCSTLVSELRTSSLGPKQYYELYMSVFDALRYLSVHLRENHPVNHLADLYELVQYAGNIIPRLYLMITVGTAYMSIADAPVKELMKDMMDMSRGVQHPIRGLFLRYYLSGQARDFLPTTDSEGPEGNLSDSINFILTNFVEMNKLWVRLQHQGHSREREQRIRERKELQLLVGSNIVRLSQLVDLETYKTGILGPLLEQVVQCRDVLAQEYLLEVITQVFPDEFHLHTLDRFLAAVSRLNPHVDVKSIVIGLMDRLSEYADREGSTGKGTDQEKAEAEAEALSDLLEKAKLQEDGGLKAAVSAELEPHAAGATAVEPGPTEQGQGGPSAEPAGNDTNAVGGESTSSAEMGAAAVNGKEADGTSVQLYEIFFAQVKNLVEAQHLPVQDSIALLVSLCNLALNNYPERLDYVDQILAFATIKSKENINNADMHSPAAQQSLLALLQAPLMRYTSMFTALSLPTYVPLFQCQSYPTRRAVAGGILRALLKDHVKISSVSQLENVLEVMSVLIKEGSQAPQGYPGISQRRAVETDETMEEQSWLARMVHLLQAEDNDTQFKLLQMARKAYADGNDRIRTTSPPLITACLKLARRFKLREHYDDKWETQSNSLFKFVHSILSTLYTRVNGTGASELVLRLFCSAGQVADSTGFEEVAYEFYAQAFTVYEEAVSDSKAQFQAVCIIAASLHQTRHFGKENYDTLITKCAQHGSKLLRKPDQCRAVYLASHLWWATPVASNGETEETELYRDGKRVLECLQRALRVADSCMETATSIELFVEILDRYVYYFDQQNESVTTKYLNGLIELIHSNLAGNQQDSVSVETSKKHFHQTLENIKSRQYEGVVLYPS